The Streptomyces laurentii region ACCGAGGCGAGGACGACCCGGAGGGATTCCCCGAGGTCGTAGCCGGCGGGGCAGACGAGATTGCCGACGTTCTCCACGAACAGCAGCCGGGTCGCCTCGGGCAGCCAGTCGTGCAGATGCCGGGCGACCATGTCGGCCTCCAGGTGGCACAGGCCGTCGGTGTGCACCTGCTTGACGGGGACGCCCGCCCGGGCCAGGCGTTCGGCGTCGTTCTCGGTGGCCAGGTCCGCGGTGAGCGCGGCCGTGCCGACGCCCCGCTCGGCGGCCAGTCGCAGGGTGCGCTCCAGCAGGGCGGTCTTCCCGCTGCCGGGGCTGGAGAGCAGATTGACCACCGTCGTACCGCGCGCGGTCAGTTCGGCGCGCAGGATGCCCGCGGCGGCATCGTTCCGGGCGAGGACCGCCCGCTGGAGGTCGACTACTCGGCACATGGGCGCCTCTTCTCGGTGAGGGGTTCGTCGCGTGGGGCGCGGGTCGGGGCGGTGGCGGCCGCCATGGGGCCGGCGGGGTCGGTCCAGCGGACCTCCCGGATGCGCAGTTCGCGTCCGGAGACGAGCTCGACGGCGGCTCCCCCGCAGCCGGGGCAGAGCAGCCGGGGCGGCATGCCGACCGGCCAGACCCGGGAGCAGGGTGCGCAGCGTGCGGTACCCGGGACCGTCCGCGTGGTCAGCTCGGCGCCCTCCACGACCGTTCCGGCGCAGGCGAGTCCGAAGCAGAAGTGGAGCGAGTCGGCGACGATGCCGGCCAGCTCGCCCACCTCCAGCCGGACGCTGTCGACGCCCTCGGCCCCGCGGGACCGGGCGGCTGTCTCGATCTGGTCGACGACGGCCAGGGCGACGGACATCTCGTGCATCGCTCTCCGTCCCAAGCTCGGTGGACTGGTGCGCGGGGTGCGGCTGGTGCGCGGAGCGGGCCGGTTCGTGGGGTGGGCCGCGGTCTCCGGGCCGCCATTACAGGTCGGGCGGGACGGGGGCGCCGTCCGGCTCGCCGGGAGAGCGCGAGGGTGTCGTCCGTTCGGTGCAGTCGAACGGCGCGCGGTCTCCTCGCGGCTCCCGGCGGCG contains the following coding sequences:
- a CDS encoding hydrogenase expression/formation protein (P-loop containing Nucleoside Triphosphate Hydrolases; cl09099;~hydrogenase expression/formation protein [Streptomyces sp. Mg1];~identified by MetaGeneAnnotator; putative) encodes the protein MCRVVDLQRAVLARNDAAAGILRAELTARGTTVVNLLSSPGSGKTALLERTLRLAAERGVGTAALTADLATENDAERLARAGVPVKQVHTDGLCHLEADMVARHLHDWLPEATRLLFVENVGNLVCPAGYDLGESLRVVLASVTEGEDKPLKYPTAFGLAQLVVVTKTDLAVAAEFDEAAFRRNVEQVNPGVEVLLTSARDGRGAGTLLDRALAAAEGAGVHTPVMAQAGA
- a CDS encoding [NiFe] hydrogenase expression/formation protein (Hydrogenase expression/synthesis hypA family; pfam01155;~PF01155: Hydrogenase expression/synthesis hypA family;~Zn finger protein HypA/HybF (possibly regulating hydrogenase expression) [General function prediction only]; COG0375;~[NiFe] hydrogenase expression/formation protein [Streptomyces avermitilis MA-4680];~identified by MetaGeneAnnotator; putative), whose product is MHEMSVALAVVDQIETAARSRGAEGVDSVRLEVGELAGIVADSLHFCFGLACAGTVVEGAELTTRTVPGTARCAPCSRVWPVGMPPRLLCPGCGGAAVELVSGRELRIREVRWTDPAGPMAAATAPTRAPRDEPLTEKRRPCAE